In one window of Nocardia brasiliensis DNA:
- a CDS encoding ABC transporter ATP-binding protein, translated as MRPPAQLRRILRLFQPYRARLAAVAALVGLSSVVALASPFMLRAVLDDALPHGRTGLLTLLAAGMVAVAALTSVFGVLQTYISTTVGQDVMHDLRSAVYARLQRMPLAFFTRTRTGEVQSRIANDIGGMQSTVTSTATSLVSNFTTVLAAVIAMIVLDWRLTLVSLVMLPFFVWVSRRVGDERRKITAQRQQKLAGMSAIVEESLSVSGILLGRTMGRSPALVDAFARESRGLVDLEIRASMAGRWRQSTITIVMSAMPAVIYWAAGLTVTAGKPLVSIGTLVAFTTLQTTLLRPMVQLLSTGVEVQSSLALFGRIFEYLDLTPDIEEPARPVPLGPVTGAVRFEHVGFSYDGGERAVLSDIDITVPAGTSLAVVGATGSGKTTLGYLVARLYDVSSGRITIDGKDVREVSFADLAAAVGVVSQETYLFHASVADNLRFAKPDATDRELHAAARAARIHDHIMSLPDGYATMVGERGYRFSGGEKQRLAVARAILRDPPILVLDEATSALDTRTEQQVQQAIDALSAGRTTITIAHRLSTIRDADQIVVLDHGRIVESGTHEELMARENRYAALVSRNAASATAA; from the coding sequence ATGCGGCCCCCAGCTCAGCTTCGCCGGATCCTCCGGCTGTTCCAGCCCTATCGGGCGCGCTTGGCCGCCGTGGCCGCACTGGTCGGATTGTCCTCCGTGGTCGCCCTCGCTTCGCCGTTCATGCTGCGCGCGGTGCTCGACGACGCGCTGCCGCACGGGCGCACCGGGCTGCTCACCCTGCTCGCCGCGGGCATGGTCGCGGTCGCGGCGCTGACCAGTGTGTTCGGCGTATTGCAGACCTATATCTCGACCACCGTCGGCCAGGACGTGATGCACGACCTGCGCTCGGCGGTGTACGCGCGATTGCAGCGAATGCCGTTGGCGTTCTTCACCAGAACGCGCACCGGCGAGGTGCAGTCGCGCATCGCCAACGACATCGGCGGCATGCAGTCCACGGTCACCTCCACCGCGACCTCGCTGGTCTCGAACTTCACCACGGTGCTCGCCGCGGTGATCGCCATGATCGTGCTCGACTGGCGGCTCACCCTCGTCTCGCTGGTCATGTTGCCGTTCTTCGTCTGGGTGAGCCGCCGGGTCGGCGACGAGCGCCGTAAGATCACCGCCCAGCGCCAGCAGAAGCTGGCGGGCATGTCCGCGATCGTGGAGGAATCGCTGTCGGTGAGCGGCATTCTGCTCGGCCGCACGATGGGCCGCTCACCCGCGCTGGTGGACGCGTTCGCGCGCGAATCGCGCGGGCTGGTCGACCTGGAGATCCGCGCGAGCATGGCGGGGCGCTGGCGGCAGTCGACCATCACGATCGTCATGTCGGCGATGCCCGCGGTGATCTATTGGGCGGCCGGTCTGACCGTCACGGCGGGTAAGCCGCTGGTGTCGATCGGCACCCTGGTCGCGTTCACCACCTTGCAGACCACCCTGCTGCGCCCGATGGTGCAGCTGCTCTCGACCGGCGTCGAGGTGCAGAGCTCGCTCGCGCTGTTCGGCCGGATCTTCGAATACCTCGATCTCACACCGGATATCGAGGAGCCGGCGCGCCCGGTGCCGCTCGGGCCGGTAACCGGCGCGGTGCGCTTCGAGCACGTGGGATTCTCCTACGACGGCGGGGAGCGTGCGGTGCTGAGCGATATCGATATCACCGTGCCCGCCGGGACCAGCCTGGCGGTTGTCGGTGCAACCGGTTCCGGCAAGACCACACTCGGCTACCTCGTGGCCCGGCTCTACGACGTGAGTTCCGGGCGGATCACCATCGACGGAAAAGACGTGCGCGAGGTGTCTTTCGCCGATCTGGCCGCCGCGGTCGGCGTGGTCTCGCAAGAGACCTACCTGTTCCACGCTTCGGTCGCGGACAACCTGCGTTTCGCGAAACCCGATGCGACAGACCGGGAACTGCACGCCGCCGCGCGCGCCGCGCGGATCCACGACCACATCATGAGCCTGCCCGACGGCTACGCCACCATGGTGGGCGAGCGCGGTTACCGGTTCTCCGGCGGGGAGAAGCAGCGGCTCGCGGTGGCCCGCGCGATTCTGCGCGACCCGCCGATCCTGGTGCTCGACGAGGCGACCAGCGCCCTGGACACCAGGACCGAGCAGCAGGTGCAGCAGGCCATCGATGCGCTTTCGGCCGGTCGCACCACGATCACCATCGCGCACCGGCTCTCGACCATCCGTGACGCCGATCAGATCGTGGTGCTCGACCACGGGCGGATCGTGGAGAGCGGGACGCACGAGGAGCTCATGGCCCGCGAGAACCGCTACGCGGCCCTGGTTTCGCGCAACGCCGCGTCGGCTACCGCCGCCTGA
- a CDS encoding MarR family winged helix-turn-helix transcriptional regulator codes for MEPAETDLPELFLRAAKRIRRNQAARLAPLGLTPAQARALRIIGHQEQPLHMTALAERLGIVPRSATTVVDALAAAGLVARGTDPANRRATLVTLTDTGRATLTRMAEARREAAAELFDTLTPRQRETLRALLAALDTATC; via the coding sequence ATGGAGCCCGCCGAGACCGACCTCCCCGAGCTATTCCTGCGCGCGGCCAAGCGCATCCGCCGCAACCAGGCGGCGCGGCTCGCCCCGCTCGGCCTCACCCCGGCTCAGGCCCGAGCCCTGCGGATCATCGGTCACCAGGAACAACCACTGCACATGACCGCGCTCGCGGAGCGGCTCGGCATCGTGCCGCGCTCGGCGACCACCGTCGTCGACGCGCTCGCCGCCGCAGGCCTGGTGGCCCGCGGCACCGATCCGGCCAACCGGCGCGCCACCCTGGTCACGCTCACCGACACCGGCCGCGCCACGCTCACCCGCATGGCCGAGGCGCGGCGCGAGGCCGCGGCGGAATTGTTCGACACGCTCACCCCGCGGCAGCGCGAAACCCTGCGCGCCTTGCTGGCCGCCTTGGACACGGCAACCTGCTAG
- a CDS encoding bifunctional 5,10-methylenetetrahydrofolate dehydrogenase/5,10-methenyltetrahydrofolate cyclohydrolase, with protein sequence MDTVSLTGKELAAALNADTKQRAAAHAESGAAPRLALIVANDDPASAWYVNSLRKAAERLGIACDTVDLGADATVETIRAELTARSADPATDGIMLQTPLPAGITLEDVSSAIAASKDVDGVSPLSLGLLASGLPGFVAATSESVVELLKHHQVPLAGRHVAVVGRSNIVGKPLAQLLLAENATVTVCHSKTTDLPAVTSAADIVVAAAGRIGLVTGKHIREGAVVVDVGTNEAADGGIVGDVDAESVRGKAAALTPVPGGIGPVTTALLMRHVVVAAANARR encoded by the coding sequence GTGGATACCGTTTCGCTGACCGGCAAGGAACTCGCCGCCGCCCTCAACGCCGACACCAAGCAGCGCGCCGCCGCGCACGCCGAGTCCGGTGCCGCACCGCGCCTTGCGCTGATCGTGGCGAACGACGACCCGGCCAGCGCCTGGTATGTCAACTCGCTGCGCAAGGCCGCCGAGCGGCTCGGCATCGCCTGCGACACCGTCGATCTCGGCGCCGACGCGACCGTCGAGACGATCCGTGCGGAACTCACCGCGCGCAGCGCCGACCCCGCGACCGACGGGATCATGCTGCAGACGCCGCTGCCCGCCGGCATCACGCTAGAGGACGTGAGCTCGGCGATCGCGGCGTCGAAGGACGTCGACGGGGTGAGCCCGCTCTCGCTGGGACTGCTCGCCTCCGGGCTGCCCGGTTTCGTGGCCGCGACCTCAGAGTCGGTCGTCGAGCTGCTCAAGCACCACCAGGTGCCGCTCGCCGGTAGGCATGTCGCTGTGGTCGGCCGCTCCAATATCGTCGGCAAGCCGCTGGCACAGCTGCTGCTGGCGGAGAACGCCACGGTCACCGTCTGTCATTCGAAGACCACCGACCTGCCCGCCGTCACCTCGGCCGCCGACATCGTCGTCGCGGCCGCGGGCCGGATCGGCCTGGTCACCGGCAAGCACATCCGCGAGGGCGCGGTGGTGGTCGACGTCGGCACCAACGAGGCCGCCGACGGCGGCATCGTCGGCGATGTCGACGCCGAATCGGTGCGCGGCAAGGCCGCCGCGCTCACCCCGGTCCCCGGCGGCATCGGCCCGGTGACCACCGCGCTGCTGATGCGGCACGTCGTCGTCGCCGCGGCGAACGCCCGCCGCTGA
- a CDS encoding YdcF family protein, which translates to MKISRHWTHLAATVLAACTLTALSVVPAEAAPETDALYNSAQRHFTDGDDAAGRADLRNLIGADPTDAEALSLQAIWSHYANDLPALADAMARLTAVDPQLAAGTNNVLGAIGAAVGTLPNPMPALIGPETGIVVLGYGLLPDGALRPELVNRLIAAWLQSVAAPLSPIVVTGGNPQNGIAEADAMAGWLIGHGVPPSRIHVENRAGSTVQNALFSSRMLRDIGATSAVVVTSPNHIRRAVADFIVAGTRVVGATTSLDQLVSQLPPPSRQSQRGIYLDATRTFQLDTSR; encoded by the coding sequence GTGAAGATCTCGAGGCACTGGACACATCTCGCCGCGACGGTGCTCGCGGCGTGCACCCTCACCGCCCTATCCGTGGTCCCGGCCGAGGCCGCCCCGGAGACGGACGCCCTCTACAACTCCGCCCAGCGCCACTTCACCGACGGCGACGACGCCGCCGGACGCGCCGACCTGCGCAACCTGATCGGCGCGGACCCCACCGACGCCGAAGCCCTTTCGCTGCAGGCGATCTGGTCGCACTACGCGAACGACCTGCCCGCCCTCGCCGACGCGATGGCCCGGTTGACCGCGGTCGATCCGCAGCTGGCGGCCGGCACCAACAACGTGCTCGGTGCCATCGGCGCGGCCGTTGGCACGCTGCCCAACCCGATGCCCGCGCTCATCGGCCCCGAGACCGGCATCGTCGTGCTGGGCTACGGGCTGCTGCCCGACGGCGCGTTGCGGCCCGAGCTGGTGAACCGGTTGATCGCGGCCTGGTTGCAGTCGGTCGCGGCGCCGCTGTCGCCCATCGTGGTGACCGGCGGCAACCCGCAGAACGGGATCGCCGAGGCCGACGCGATGGCAGGCTGGCTGATCGGGCACGGGGTGCCCCCGTCGCGCATCCACGTGGAGAACCGGGCCGGTTCGACCGTCCAGAACGCGCTGTTCTCCAGCAGGATGCTGCGGGATATCGGCGCGACCAGCGCGGTGGTGGTCACCTCCCCCAACCACATTCGGCGCGCGGTCGCCGACTTCATCGTCGCGGGCACCAGGGTGGTGGGTGCGACCACGTCGCTGGATCAGCTGGTCTCGCAGCTGCCCCCGCCCTCGCGACAGTCCCAGCGCGGCATCTATCTGGACGCGACCCGCACGTTCCAGCTGGACACGTCCCGCTGA
- a CDS encoding putative protein N(5)-glutamine methyltransferase: MAGGTEVVATLRAAGCVFAEDEARLLTAAAADTGIALDELVARRVSGTPLEHLLGWAEFHGLRVTVAPGVFVPRQRTAFLVEQAAALARTRTRHQMVVDLCCGSGALGLALVTVLAAENRPVTLAAADIDPVAVDCARRNLTALGAPVYQGDLFDPLPEELLGCIDILLANTPYVPSDMIARMPPEARDHEPRTALDGGPDGLDVFRRVAAGARSWLAPGGHLLVEAGETQARRALAVLAEHGLAGRIAESEEQYATVVIGTNPAG; this comes from the coding sequence ATGGCAGGTGGAACCGAGGTGGTGGCGACATTGCGGGCGGCGGGATGCGTGTTCGCCGAGGACGAGGCCCGCCTGCTCACCGCCGCCGCGGCCGACACCGGCATCGCGCTCGACGAGCTCGTCGCCCGGCGGGTGTCCGGCACTCCGCTCGAGCACCTGCTCGGCTGGGCCGAGTTCCACGGATTGCGGGTGACCGTCGCACCGGGCGTGTTCGTGCCGCGACAGCGCACCGCGTTCCTGGTCGAGCAGGCGGCGGCGCTGGCACGCACCAGGACCCGCCATCAGATGGTGGTCGATCTGTGTTGCGGCTCCGGCGCTTTGGGTCTGGCCCTGGTCACCGTCCTGGCCGCGGAGAACCGTCCGGTGACGCTGGCCGCCGCCGACATCGATCCGGTCGCGGTGGACTGCGCGCGCCGCAACCTGACCGCGCTCGGCGCGCCGGTCTATCAGGGCGACCTGTTCGATCCGCTGCCCGAGGAACTGCTCGGCTGCATCGATATCCTGCTCGCCAACACCCCGTACGTCCCCTCGGACATGATCGCGCGGATGCCACCGGAGGCCAGGGATCACGAGCCGCGCACCGCCCTCGACGGCGGCCCCGACGGCCTCGACGTCTTCCGCCGGGTGGCCGCCGGCGCCAGGTCCTGGCTCGCCCCGGGCGGACACCTGCTGGTGGAGGCCGGGGAAACGCAGGCGCGGCGCGCGCTCGCGGTGCTCGCCGAGCACGGCCTCGCCGGCCGGATCGCCGAATCCGAGGAGCAGTACGCCACCGTCGTCATCGGCACCAACCCGGCCGGCTGA
- a CDS encoding SDR family NAD(P)-dependent oxidoreductase, whose product MKLDTVAGKKVLITGAAMGLGKLFAARAVREGAAAVVLWDINEVALKETAAELIAQGGTIHHFVVDVSAPQAIAEAAESVRAAVGGIDILVNNAGIVRGNSYFWDTENRADIAQTMAINAHAPMYVTLEFLPAMVAGSTEARVLTIASSAGLVANPRMSVYAASKWAALGWSDSVRIELEQAGHEHVKVTTVCPTYINTGMFDGAKGFLFTPILEQDEVVDTSWREMKNGTPLVILPWTSRLNKAISGLLPVKLRDLFLNSVGVYHSMEEFTGRKK is encoded by the coding sequence ATGAAACTCGACACGGTTGCGGGTAAGAAGGTGCTCATCACGGGTGCCGCCATGGGGCTTGGCAAGCTGTTCGCCGCGCGCGCGGTGCGCGAAGGCGCTGCCGCGGTGGTGCTCTGGGACATCAACGAGGTGGCGCTGAAGGAGACCGCCGCGGAGCTGATCGCCCAGGGCGGCACCATCCACCACTTCGTCGTCGACGTGTCGGCGCCGCAGGCGATCGCCGAGGCCGCCGAGTCGGTGCGCGCCGCGGTCGGCGGCATCGACATCCTGGTCAACAACGCGGGCATCGTGCGCGGCAACAGCTACTTCTGGGACACCGAGAACCGCGCCGACATCGCGCAGACGATGGCCATCAACGCGCACGCGCCCATGTACGTCACGCTGGAATTCCTGCCCGCGATGGTGGCGGGCTCGACCGAGGCGCGCGTGCTGACCATCGCCTCCTCGGCGGGTCTGGTCGCCAATCCGCGGATGAGCGTCTACGCCGCGTCCAAGTGGGCGGCGCTCGGCTGGTCCGATTCGGTGCGGATCGAACTCGAACAGGCGGGCCACGAGCACGTCAAGGTGACCACGGTCTGCCCGACCTACATCAACACCGGCATGTTCGACGGCGCGAAAGGCTTTCTGTTCACGCCGATCCTGGAGCAGGACGAAGTGGTCGACACCTCGTGGCGCGAGATGAAGAACGGCACGCCGCTGGTGATCCTGCCCTGGACCTCGCGGCTCAACAAGGCGATCTCCGGGCTGCTCCCGGTTAAGCTGCGCGACCTGTTCCTCAACTCGGTCGGCGTCTACCACTCGATGGAGGAGTTCACCGGCCGCAAGAAGTAG
- a CDS encoding succinic semialdehyde dehydrogenase has translation MTTASPLAAADALPSALVQPLLARAVAGGAPAVEVLAPATGRKIADLPQSSVADIDRAFASARAAQREWARRPIRERAAVLRRFHDIVLAEQDVVLDIVQTETGKSRAHAFDEVGDVAVNARYYAQVAAKLLATRKPRGVLPVLTSVDVRHRAKGVVAVISPWNYPLALAVSDALPALVAGNAVVARPDNQTALAALWAIDAAERAGLPKGLWQAVLGRGSVIGAEVIGRADYVDYTGSSATGRTIARQAGERLIGYSLELGGKNPLVVLADADVPRAAKIAIRACFASAGQLCESMERIYVHEKVYDQFVSEFVGHVRQIVLGADLNYDSDMGSLTFPRQLDTVRAHVEDAVAKGATVLAGGRARPDLGPYFYEPTVLSGVRPGMTVYREETFGPVVSIYRVGSDDEAVEQANDTAYGLNASVWTRDTERGRAVAARINAGSVNVNEGFIAAWGSADAPSGGLGISGTGRRHGPEGLLKYIDTQTIAVQRVLPIAPLPGMSEQLWAKTMTFYFGVMKTLRQK, from the coding sequence ATGACCACCGCCTCCCCGCTGGCCGCCGCCGACGCGCTGCCGTCGGCACTGGTCCAGCCGTTGCTCGCGCGCGCGGTCGCGGGCGGCGCGCCCGCCGTCGAGGTGTTGGCACCCGCCACCGGCCGCAAGATCGCCGATCTGCCGCAGTCCTCGGTCGCCGATATCGACCGGGCCTTCGCCAGCGCGCGGGCGGCCCAGCGGGAGTGGGCCCGCCGTCCGATCCGGGAGCGAGCCGCGGTGCTGCGCCGGTTCCACGACATCGTGCTCGCCGAGCAGGACGTCGTGCTCGACATCGTGCAGACCGAGACCGGTAAGTCCCGCGCGCACGCCTTCGACGAGGTCGGCGACGTCGCGGTCAACGCCAGGTATTACGCGCAGGTCGCCGCGAAGCTGCTGGCCACCCGCAAGCCGCGCGGGGTGCTGCCGGTGCTGACCAGCGTCGATGTGCGGCACCGTGCGAAGGGCGTGGTCGCGGTCATCTCACCGTGGAATTATCCGCTCGCCCTTGCCGTTTCCGACGCGCTGCCCGCCCTGGTCGCGGGCAACGCGGTGGTGGCGCGGCCGGACAACCAGACCGCGCTCGCCGCGCTGTGGGCGATCGACGCCGCCGAACGGGCCGGACTGCCTAAGGGCCTGTGGCAGGCGGTGCTCGGGCGCGGGTCGGTGATCGGCGCCGAGGTGATCGGTCGTGCCGACTATGTCGACTACACCGGGTCCAGCGCCACCGGGCGCACCATCGCGCGGCAGGCGGGCGAGCGGCTCATCGGCTACTCGCTCGAACTCGGCGGGAAGAACCCGCTGGTGGTGCTGGCCGACGCCGACGTGCCGCGCGCCGCGAAGATCGCCATCCGCGCTTGCTTCGCCTCGGCCGGGCAGCTGTGCGAATCGATGGAGCGAATCTATGTGCACGAGAAGGTCTATGACCAGTTCGTCAGCGAATTCGTCGGGCACGTGCGGCAGATCGTGCTCGGCGCCGACCTGAACTACGACAGTGACATGGGCTCGCTCACCTTCCCGCGTCAATTGGACACGGTGCGAGCGCATGTCGAGGACGCGGTGGCCAAGGGCGCGACGGTGCTCGCCGGCGGCCGTGCCCGGCCCGACCTCGGGCCGTACTTCTACGAGCCGACCGTGCTGAGCGGGGTGCGCCCCGGCATGACGGTGTACCGCGAGGAGACCTTCGGCCCGGTCGTCTCGATCTATCGGGTCGGCAGTGACGACGAGGCGGTCGAGCAGGCCAACGACACCGCCTACGGCCTCAACGCCAGCGTCTGGACCAGGGACACCGAGCGCGGTCGCGCGGTCGCGGCCCGGATCAACGCCGGTTCGGTGAACGTCAACGAGGGCTTCATCGCGGCATGGGGCAGCGCCGACGCGCCGTCGGGCGGGCTCGGTATCTCCGGCACCGGTCGTCGACACGGGCCGGAGGGCCTGCTGAAATACATCGACACCCAGACCATCGCGGTCCAGCGGGTGCTGCCGATCGCGCCGCTGCCCGGCATGTCCGAGCAGCTGTGGGCCAAGACCATGACGTTCTACTTCGGCGTCATGAAAACACTGCGCCAGAAGTGA
- a CDS encoding TetR/AcrR family transcriptional regulator — MTETTTRRGRPPQTREQAEEIRARIVLATAEVFTRNGSRGLSVAQIIERAGLARPTFYRYFGNATEPLHVLLESSNAGLVDGIAQALTGTDEPVELGIRLIDAYLAWAGGHGAMLRPLFAELHDPASPVSAYRERALDDIRELVRATFTELGRPVPSPLDLDAALHVCEYVVYRISAGTAPGAEPDPATVAEARLTMIRVLLTTLGTRTDLAYALELPGIFPH, encoded by the coding sequence GTGACCGAGACGACCACGCGGCGCGGTCGCCCGCCGCAGACCAGAGAACAGGCCGAGGAGATCCGGGCCAGGATCGTGCTCGCCACCGCGGAAGTGTTCACCCGCAACGGTTCTCGCGGCCTGAGCGTCGCCCAGATCATCGAGCGGGCCGGGCTGGCCCGGCCGACCTTCTACCGCTACTTCGGCAACGCGACCGAGCCGCTGCACGTGCTGCTGGAATCCTCGAACGCCGGGTTGGTCGACGGCATCGCGCAGGCGCTCACCGGCACCGATGAGCCCGTTGAGCTGGGCATCCGGCTGATCGACGCCTATCTGGCCTGGGCGGGCGGGCACGGCGCGATGCTGCGGCCGCTGTTCGCGGAGCTGCACGACCCGGCCTCACCGGTCTCCGCCTACCGCGAACGCGCGCTCGACGACATCCGCGAACTGGTCCGCGCGACCTTCACCGAGCTGGGCCGCCCGGTCCCGAGCCCGCTCGACCTCGACGCGGCCCTGCATGTCTGCGAATACGTCGTCTACCGGATCTCCGCGGGCACCGCACCGGGCGCCGAGCCCGATCCGGCGACCGTCGCCGAGGCACGGCTCACCATGATCCGGGTGCTGCTGACCACCCTCGGCACGCGCACCGATCTGGCCTACGCACTGGAGCTGCCCGGCATCTTCCCGCACTGA
- a CDS encoding ferredoxin reductase — MQHPAMLPETLPQPLRRNGFEVVVDQIEAEAEEVVGLWLRDPDGGSLPAWTPGAHVELCLPSGLLRHYSLTNDPAEREHYRIAVRYIKNGAGGSREIHERLRVGDRLSIRGPRNAFPLLAATRYLFVAGGIGITPILPMVGAVERAGIPWRLMYFGRSRSRMPFLCELARLTGGDVVVRPDDEYGMPDPRMIFAQTPTGAAVYVCGPPVLAEAGRELLALHDPTATVHTERFAPVPMRDNASQ; from the coding sequence GTGCAGCACCCTGCGATGCTGCCCGAGACATTACCGCAGCCACTGCGCCGCAACGGTTTCGAGGTCGTGGTCGACCAGATCGAAGCCGAAGCCGAAGAGGTGGTTGGCCTGTGGCTCCGCGATCCCGACGGTGGTTCGCTGCCCGCGTGGACGCCCGGCGCGCATGTCGAGCTGTGCCTGCCGTCGGGCCTGCTGCGCCACTATTCGCTGACCAACGACCCGGCCGAGCGTGAGCACTACCGAATCGCGGTGCGCTACATCAAAAATGGTGCGGGTGGCTCGCGTGAGATACACGAGCGGCTGCGCGTCGGTGACCGGTTGTCGATCCGAGGTCCGCGCAACGCCTTTCCGCTTCTCGCGGCGACCCGTTATCTGTTCGTCGCCGGTGGGATCGGCATCACGCCGATCCTGCCGATGGTCGGCGCCGTCGAGCGCGCCGGAATACCGTGGCGGCTCATGTATTTCGGCCGTTCGCGCAGCCGGATGCCGTTCCTGTGCGAACTGGCCCGGCTCACCGGCGGCGACGTGGTGGTGCGGCCCGATGACGAATACGGCATGCCCGATCCGCGCATGATCTTCGCGCAGACCCCCACCGGCGCCGCGGTTTACGTCTGCGGCCCGCCCGTGCTCGCCGAGGCGGGCCGGGAACTGCTGGCCCTGCACGATCCCACCGCCACGGTGCACACCGAACGTTTCGCCCCGGTACCGATGCGGGACAACGCATCCCAATGA
- a CDS encoding TetR/AcrR family transcriptional regulator, whose translation MAAEDDGAIPGMRRWRGRSPAARVGMRRDQLIEACTELMATVGAAETSMRGVCRQAGLTERYFYESFPNLDALLTTVLDTVVLGARDRLLAALPSAPIDRAAMFRHLVAVFTDYLTEDRRRGRIMFIESQATPVLMPRANQLIGLFTAPIALTIGAGDYTNPVPDELDNALNASAIFGALAYLYRPWLDGEIPVSRERFDEHAATVLENVARVRSSAESQP comes from the coding sequence ATGGCCGCCGAAGACGACGGAGCGATCCCGGGAATGCGCCGCTGGCGCGGCCGGTCACCCGCCGCTCGGGTCGGTATGCGCCGCGACCAGCTGATCGAGGCGTGCACCGAACTGATGGCGACGGTCGGCGCGGCGGAAACCTCGATGCGCGGAGTATGCCGACAGGCCGGACTCACCGAGCGCTACTTCTACGAGAGTTTCCCCAACCTCGACGCGCTGCTCACCACCGTGCTGGACACCGTTGTGCTCGGCGCCCGCGACCGACTACTCGCGGCGCTACCCTCGGCACCCATCGACCGCGCCGCCATGTTCCGGCACCTGGTCGCCGTGTTCACCGACTACCTCACCGAGGACCGCCGCCGCGGCCGGATCATGTTCATCGAATCGCAGGCCACCCCGGTGCTCATGCCACGCGCCAATCAGCTGATCGGGTTATTCACGGCGCCGATCGCATTGACGATCGGCGCCGGCGACTACACCAATCCCGTACCGGACGAGCTCGACAACGCACTCAACGCCAGCGCCATCTTCGGCGCGCTGGCCTATCTCTACCGGCCGTGGCTGGACGGCGAGATCCCAGTATCCCGAGAACGATTCGATGAGCACGCCGCGACCGTGCTGGAAAATGTTGCCCGCGTACGCTCTTCGGCCGAATCACAGCCCTGA
- a CDS encoding 3-oxoacyl-ACP synthase III family protein has protein sequence MSHSRFESIGAYLPANVVTTQELLSRLKEPPSFDLEKITGVKERRVHDTRPESYEDSFAIAMNAAQDCLSRSRYEAAELDVIISTSITRSNHATRMYMEPSFAGSISRLIGAKNAITFDVSNACAGMLTGTYILDRMIRSGAVRNGMVVSGEAITPIADTAVAEISEKYDLQFASLSVGDSGAAVVLDQAVDDNDKIHYIELMTASEYSHLCLGMPSDKSQGVALYTDNRKMHNEDRFLLGTNSQINYLEARGRTFADEKFDYVIHHQFGAAAIPWMNAICEREFGAPMPPDLRVIEKYGNTSTTSHFIVLHDQLSEQNIPAGSKLLMIPAASGIVTGFLSTTISSLKV, from the coding sequence GTGTCGCATTCTCGATTCGAATCCATCGGCGCCTATCTGCCCGCGAATGTCGTGACCACCCAGGAGCTGCTCTCCCGGTTGAAGGAACCACCGTCGTTCGATCTCGAGAAAATCACGGGCGTCAAGGAACGCCGCGTGCACGACACCCGGCCGGAGTCCTACGAGGACTCGTTCGCGATCGCGATGAACGCCGCGCAGGATTGTCTTTCCAGGTCACGATACGAAGCGGCAGAACTCGACGTGATCATCTCCACCTCGATCACGCGGAGCAACCACGCCACCCGCATGTACATGGAGCCGTCGTTCGCCGGCTCGATAAGCCGCCTTATCGGTGCGAAGAACGCCATTACCTTCGACGTTTCCAACGCTTGCGCCGGAATGCTCACGGGTACCTACATTCTCGATCGGATGATCCGCTCCGGCGCCGTGCGCAACGGCATGGTGGTCAGCGGTGAGGCCATTACTCCGATCGCGGACACCGCGGTCGCGGAGATTTCCGAGAAATACGATCTGCAGTTCGCGTCGCTGTCGGTGGGCGACTCGGGCGCCGCGGTCGTGCTCGATCAGGCCGTGGACGACAACGACAAGATCCACTACATCGAGTTGATGACCGCGTCGGAGTACTCGCACCTGTGTCTCGGCATGCCGAGCGACAAGAGCCAGGGTGTTGCGCTGTACACCGACAACCGCAAGATGCACAACGAAGACCGCTTCCTGTTGGGCACCAACAGCCAGATCAACTATCTGGAGGCGCGGGGGCGCACCTTCGCCGACGAGAAGTTCGACTACGTCATCCACCACCAGTTCGGCGCCGCCGCGATCCCGTGGATGAACGCCATCTGCGAGCGCGAGTTCGGCGCCCCGATGCCGCCCGATCTGCGGGTCATCGAGAAGTACGGAAATACCTCCACCACTTCGCATTTCATCGTTCTGCACGACCAACTCAGCGAGCAGAACATTCCGGCGGGCTCGAAGCTGCTGATGATCCCGGCCGCCTCCGGCATCGTGACCGGCTTCCTGTCCACCACCATCTCGTCTCTGAAGGTCTGA